In the Drosophila virilis strain 15010-1051.87 chromosome 4, Dvir_AGI_RSII-ME, whole genome shotgun sequence genome, TTTTGGCATGGCATTATCCAGCATTCTAATGAATAGCATATATTCATGCGTTTGGTACTTTGtgagttatatatattattacgATGATTACAATAGAAAAATTTCAGAgtcataatattaattttatgtatGCTTGCAACATGTGTAACTTGTACAATAGATTAAATCAATTCTCATCTTATCTTCTTCAGCATTTTGATGCCCTTTTTTAATGCGTATGTCAACTGTATCTTGTATGCATGCTCAGGTTCGCAAGCCGACACTTTCAAtactatcgataactttttttttaaaagtgCGCGGGATAGAACAAATGGCAGCACTCGCCGCCAAAACAATCTTATCAGTTACGTGACGCACGACTTCCAGCTGAATTGTTCAGCAGCCGCAACATCGATCACAATCGTCTTAAGTTTACCCAAAGTGAAGTTGTTtaatattctaaaaaaaataacaattggACAATGAATGATGATAATGGCAAATCATGCTTTGAAGCTAATGCCGAGCTGGGCGCAACTTCAAATGTCTCTAATGACTGTTCCGACGGAGCCGTTTGGTCTCTTAATAAATTTCGAAAGAAAAAGGTAATCGTAGCCGAAATGGTTACTCATCGCTATGCCGAGGAGTATAAAATGTGTCATAAGCACCGTGGCCTGGCGCTGATCTTTAGCCATGAGCTATTCAATAAGAGAGGATTGGCATCAAAGCCCGAAACGAGTGTGGACACCAAAAATCTCGAACGTGTGCTCAAGCACTTGGATTTTCATGTAACGATTCATAAAGATTTGCACTACAAGGAAGTTATGAAAGTGATAGCCAGTGCTGTTGCACAAAACCATAGAGAACACGATTGCATCCTGGTGGCTCTACTAACGCATGGCGACAATGGCGTGGTCTATGCCAAGGACAAGTTATACGAGCTGGACGCAATCTGGGAAGCGTTTAGTGCGGACAAATGTCCCTCGCTGGCGGGCAAGCCAAAGATATTTATCATTCAGGCCTGCCGGGGCAAGCGCAGGGATCCCGGCCATATCCGACAGTCTGTGAGACACACCGAAACGGACAGTGATTCCAGTTGCAACTATAAGATTCCCAAATATGCCGATTTCCTGATTGCGTTCTGCACAGTGCCTCAATATTGTTCCTGGAGTAATTCAGTGCAGGGCAGCTGGTTTATACACAGTCTCTGCGACGAACTGGAGGCCCATGGCAGGCGTCTGGACATGCTCAACCTGCTCACATTCGTTGCCCAGCGCGTGGCCAACTGCGAGTCCTCTGACGAGCAGCATAAACAAATCACCTGCACCATGTCTACTCTAACGCGAATTTTGCGATTTGGGGACAGCCTAAGGGATcgactttaaataaatacaagaaGATACTTGTCTACAAGTGCTGTTACTCAAAAACGCTTCTCTAACATTTTTTACTGATCGAGTCCAACTaactaaaaagtttttttaaaaaaaagttcactTTCACAATATAAACGTGATTAtgattcaaaaaaaaaaaaaaaacgccttCTAACACAGAAAAATGCCTATACGTAATTATTCTATAAATTTACTAATaagttgcaaataaatttaattttaattataataataatcattgCAACGATATCGATAGCgcatatcgatatatatttatttctatttattaattattgccTGCAATCAAAAAGTACTTAAAAGCCACAAAGCGATGTAAACTCTTAACCCAATTATTTGTAGGacatttaatttaagaatttaaatgtaataCTCAcccaaatcaaaaattgtggacacatttttaataaatcgCAATCTTGATATACTCTCAAGTTTCACATATCGATAGTTCCATGCGATAGTCACATCTCTGGCCAATTTGATATTATTGAGAACTTGCAAACGCAACGTCGGCAACCAACAAGTGGAATCTATACGAAGTCTAGAAGCCGGCAACAATGTATTTTTTAAAGATAATTGGAACGATTTATCTATTGATTATTGCTGTCCGCTGCGCTAGCATAGAACGCGTTGATGACTCGGACCTGATTCACATCTTAACTGGCGAAGGCGATGTCGTTGCTTTGTTTACGAAAGGCAACTGTGCGGAGTGCGTGGACtatgaaaatgttgttggCAACATCCAGGACGACATAAAGGAGTCGCTGGGCGCATCGGTTGTCCAGGCGCACGATAGCAATTTGATACATATATACGATCCGAGCAGGGAGCCGGCTCTTCTGTATTTTCGCCGAGGCATTCCAATACTGTATTATGGCGCGATTAACGAGGATGAAATTCTACAGTTCTTCAGCGATAACCGGGAGCCAGGAGTCAAGGAGCTTTCCGATGACAATTTTGAGCACCTGACGCAAGCATCCACGGGAGCAACGACTGGAGACTGGTTTGTGTTCTTTTATTCCGCGGAATGTGTGCTCTGCCAGCGTTTGTATGCCATCTGGGAATCCGTTGGCGGGAAACTAAAACGCAAGATTAATGTGGCGCGAATGAATTCCCTGGGCGCCGGAGTCTCCACAGCGAAACGACTGAAGATTGCCGAAGCGCCCGAATTCATATTCCTGCGTCATGGCAAAATCTATCGGTATTCGTCAAAGGAATATACTCCCAAGGCCTTCATCGAGTTTGCAGAGGCCGGATATTTAAAGAATACGCATCCGGAAAGTGTACCCCAACCAACCAGTTTATTGGATGAATTATCTTTCGGGCGCGTTTTCGATTACCTAAACAGTTATGGCACGCTTCCATTGGCATTTATGGGCACACTTGTTGTGTTGTTTCTTCTATTTactgttaaatatttgtttaaagcaCCCGCGAAGAAAACCGCCACTAAGAAAGATAAATAGTGTGTAGTTAAGTTTATCTTCGAATGATTTCATTCCATGTACACCAGCTTTGGTGTATGTAATAAAAAGACACAAAATTCGACACTAATTAATATGTTGATCATGGCCGCCATTCGCTCAGCACTGACTGGCAGCTTGCGTTGCCAACTACTTGAGAAGCGTTGCTGCAAatctatcgatatatcgatgcAGCTGCTTGATATTTTAGCCTTTACCGTAAACGGTCACACTAAGCGTAATTGATTTGTGCAGCAAAGTTAACAATGGTTGGCTCCAATTTTGGCATCATCTATCATCCGAGTGCTGGCGGTGGCTCTTCGGGGCAAACCAACACGGGAAGCGGCACAGCCTCTGGAGTTGGCGGTGGCAACAGTTTCAATGCTATTGCTAGCACTGACCGCACTGCGCCAGCATCGCATCTTAGCGATTTCATGCTACAACTGGAAGATTATACGCCTCTACTTCCAGATGCCGGTAACTGTTGCTAAACAAACATATACTGTTTTATAAAACAGCCTAAACGAGTTTTACTTGCAGTCACCTCACATTATCTGAATATGGGCGGCTTTCATGCGGATGACAAGCGCATTGTGCGCCTTATCTCGATTGCAACACAGAAATTCATGTCCGACATCATTGACGATGCACTGCAGCATTCCAAGGCGCGCACCCACATGCAAAACTCCAGCACACCCGGCGGATCCAAGGTGGAACTCCGAACTCTATATAAAATTAGCTCTTGTCACATACTTTTCCATTGCAGGCCAAGGATCGCAAATTTACGCTGACCATGGAGGATCTGCAGCCTGCATTAGCCGACTATGGCATCAATGTACGCAAAATGGACTATAGCCAGTGAAACTAggcaaatgcatatttaattatttcgttAAGCTAAGCCCATGAAAATGTCAAAGTTCCGTTTCCCCAATGACGGTTGACGGTTGTGACGTCACAAAATTGTCCATACTTTACAGTTGGAAAACATTGTTGCAAAATAGgttgcaaaataaattttgacaAAATAGTCGTTTTAATGTCACAGttcttaaaataattaaagttaGGATAATGTCTTTTAGCTGAAATGCACTTAACTCTAATACTATCTATCGACACATTACAAACCTCTTAAAACTCCTGCCACTGCCCCCCGCAACCTTGAAGGCTAAGACGCCAGTGAGAATTGTTACGATATAGTTTGGCAGCAGAGTGGCCCAGTAGAGCGCATCCGCA is a window encoding:
- the Taf10b gene encoding transcription initiation factor TFIID subunit 10b; this translates as MVGSNFGIIYHPSAGGGSSGQTNTGSGTASGVGGGNSFNAIASTDRTAPASHLSDFMLQLEDYTPLLPDAVTSHYLNMGGFHADDKRIVRLISIATQKFMSDIIDDALQHSKARTHMQNSSTPGGSKAKDRKFTLTMEDLQPALADYGINVRKMDYSQ
- the LOC6628992 gene encoding caspase, producing MNDDNGKSCFEANAELGATSNVSNDCSDGAVWSLNKFRKKKVIVAEMVTHRYAEEYKMCHKHRGLALIFSHELFNKRGLASKPETSVDTKNLERVLKHLDFHVTIHKDLHYKEVMKVIASAVAQNHREHDCILVALLTHGDNGVVYAKDKLYELDAIWEAFSADKCPSLAGKPKIFIIQACRGKRRDPGHIRQSVRHTETDSDSSCNYKIPKYADFLIAFCTVPQYCSWSNSVQGSWFIHSLCDELEAHGRRLDMLNLLTFVAQRVANCESSDEQHKQITCTMSTLTRILRFGDSLRDRL
- the LOC6628991 gene encoding thioredoxin domain-containing protein, which produces MYFLKIIGTIYLLIIAVRCASIERVDDSDLIHILTGEGDVVALFTKGNCAECVDYENVVGNIQDDIKESLGASVVQAHDSNLIHIYDPSREPALLYFRRGIPILYYGAINEDEILQFFSDNREPGVKELSDDNFEHLTQASTGATTGDWFVFFYSAECVLCQRLYAIWESVGGKLKRKINVARMNSLGAGVSTAKRLKIAEAPEFIFLRHGKIYRYSSKEYTPKAFIEFAEAGYLKNTHPESVPQPTSLLDELSFGRVFDYLNSYGTLPLAFMGTLVVLFLLFTVKYLFKAPAKKTATKKDK